One Halictus rubicundus isolate RS-2024b chromosome 10, iyHalRubi1_principal, whole genome shotgun sequence genomic window carries:
- the LOC143358289 gene encoding carboxypeptidase Q-like encodes MLYSVRLLFIVCLVRTHFVISLDITTRTNVNASCNLSPKLLEEIQSYGPLVQTIINETLSGSFKGTTWYELSNFVDTFGPRFTGTTTLEKAIDYVLNKSIEFGLENVHGEPVSVPHWVRGAESATLLSPRHQKIALLGLGYSVGTPPEGITAEAIVVNSFKELERRKHEVPGKIVVYNQMFVSYGETVKYRSSGASEAAKHGAVAALIRSVTPYSLYTPHTGMQSYAANVTKIPVACITPEDSTLLRRIAIRGETIKINLKMEAKTLPNELSRNIIAEIAGSTMPEKVVVVSGHVDSWDVGQGAMDDGGGAFISWHALKLLKHLNFRPRRTVRLIMWTAEEMGIIGASQYIESHKSKEKNLQFVMESDMGTFMPLGLQFTGTDEVKCILEEVLKLLLPMGQLKLSSPHGGPDIADWVTAGVPGASLWTQNDKYFYYHHTNADTMLVENPGALDRGTALFAAVSFVLADLSVDLPRNK; translated from the exons ATGTTGTATTCTGTGAGATTACTTTTTATTGTATGTCTAGTGCGAACGCACTTTGTGATATCGTTGGATATCACTACAAGAACGAACGTTAATGCATCTTGCAACTTGTCACCAAAGTTGTTAGAAGAAATTCAATCTTACGGTCCACTGGTGCAAACTATAATAAATGAAACATTGTCGGGTTCTTTTAAAGGAACCACATGGTACGAACTGTCCAATTTTGTGGACACGTTTGGTCCAAGATTTACTGGCACAACAACACTTGAAAAAGCAATTGATTATGTATTAAATAAGTCGATAGAGTTTGGTTTGGAAAACGTGCATGGGGAACCTGTGAGTGTGCCTCACTGGGTCAG AGGAGCAGAGTCTGCAACTTTATTGTCTCCAAGACATCAGAAAATAGCTCTTTTAGGATTAGGTTACAGTGTTGGTACTCCGCCTGAAGGAATAACTGCCGAAGCTATTGTTGTAAACAGTTTCAAAGAACTTGAAAGGAGAAAACATGAA GTACCaggaaaaattgttgtatataaTCAGATGTTCGTTTCATATGGTGAAACAGTAAAATATAGAAGTAGTGGGGCATCAGAAGCAGCTAAACATGGTGCTGTTGCTGCATTGATTAGATCAGTTACACCGTATTCTTTGTATACGCCGCATACAGGTATGCAGAGTTATGCAGCAAACGTGACTAAAATTCCAGTTGCATGTATTACACCTGAGGATTCAACACTGTTAAGAAGAATAGCAATAAGGG gtgaaaccataaaaattaatttaaaaatggaaGCTAAAACCTTACCAAATGAATTATCACGAAACATAATAGCTGAAATAGCTGGTTCCACTATGCCAGAGAAAGTAGTTGTTGTATCTGGTCATGTGGACAGTTGGGACGTTGGCCAGGGAGCAATGGATGATGGTGGTGGTGCATTCATTTCATGGCATGCTCTAAAATTGTTGAAACATCTTAACTTTCGTCCTCGTCGAACAGTCCG ACTGATTATGTGGACAGCCGAAGAGATGGGTATTATAGGAGCTAGTCAGTATATTGAGTCTCACAAATCAAAAGAGAAGAATCTTCAGTTTGTCATGGAATCAGACATGGGCACATTTATGCCTCTAGGTCTACAGTTTACCGGAACTGATGAAGTCAAATGTATATTAGAAGAAGTTCTGAA GTTATTACTTCCCATGGGACAACTGAAATTGAGTAGTCCTCATGGTGGCCCTGACATTGCTGATTGGGTAACTGCTGGTGTACCTGGAGCATCACTGTGGACCCAGAATGACAAATATTTCTATTATCACCATACAAACGCAGATACAATGTTGGTTGAGAATCCAGGTGCACTTGATAGAGGAACAGCTTTGTTTGCGGCAGTTTCGTTTGTGCTCGCTGATCTTAGTGTTGATCTGCcacgaaataaataa